A genomic window from Pseudocitrobacter corydidari includes:
- a CDS encoding LLM class flavin-dependent oxidoreductase, with product MPSQREIRLNAFDMNCVGHQSPGLWAHPRDRSWQYKDLDYWVDLARLLERGKFDGLFIADVLGVYDVLNGNGEAAIRQAAQVPVNDPLALITPMALVTEHLGFGLTASLSFEHPYPFARRLSTLDHLTKGRVGWNIVTSYLESGARNIGHKAQTDHDVRYDYADEYLDVVYKLLEGSWEEGAILRDRERRIFSDPSKIHNINHHGKFFDVPGFHLCEPSPQRTPVLYQAGASSRGKQFAASHAECVFVAAPSKALLKKTVADIRRRAAEAGRDPHSILIFNMQTVIVGETDKAAQAKWNEYKSYVSYEGALALISGWTGIDFGQFKPDQIFTYSQTNAIQSVVEAFSTADPNRQWTVEAMAEWVGIGGFGPLMVGSAQTVADELQSWVEETDVDGFNLAYAVTHETFTDVVELLIPELQKRGVFKKEYRPGTLREKLFGGDARLQAPHPGASYRIHAGQSVEAGEKVA from the coding sequence ATGCCATCGCAACGTGAAATTCGTCTTAACGCTTTTGATATGAACTGTGTCGGCCATCAGTCGCCGGGCCTGTGGGCGCATCCGCGCGATCGCTCCTGGCAGTATAAAGACCTGGATTACTGGGTCGATCTGGCGCGTTTACTGGAGCGCGGTAAGTTTGACGGCCTGTTTATTGCCGATGTGCTGGGGGTTTATGACGTCCTGAACGGTAACGGCGAGGCGGCGATTCGCCAGGCCGCGCAGGTACCGGTAAACGATCCGCTGGCGCTGATAACCCCGATGGCGCTGGTGACCGAGCATCTTGGTTTTGGCCTGACCGCGTCGCTGTCGTTCGAGCACCCGTACCCGTTTGCCCGCCGTCTTTCGACCCTTGACCATCTGACCAAAGGCCGCGTGGGCTGGAATATTGTCACCTCTTATCTGGAAAGCGGGGCGCGTAATATCGGCCATAAAGCGCAAACGGATCACGACGTGCGTTACGACTACGCCGATGAGTATCTCGACGTGGTGTACAAACTGCTGGAAGGCAGCTGGGAAGAGGGCGCGATCCTGCGTGACCGCGAGCGCCGCATCTTTAGCGATCCGAGCAAAATCCACAATATTAACCACCACGGTAAATTCTTTGACGTACCGGGTTTTCACCTTTGCGAGCCTTCCCCGCAGCGCACGCCGGTGCTGTATCAGGCGGGAGCATCCAGCCGGGGTAAACAGTTTGCCGCCAGCCACGCGGAGTGCGTGTTCGTGGCTGCGCCGTCAAAAGCGTTGCTCAAAAAGACCGTGGCCGATATTCGTCGCCGCGCCGCTGAAGCCGGGCGCGACCCGCACAGTATTCTGATTTTCAACATGCAAACGGTCATCGTCGGCGAAACGGACAAAGCCGCACAGGCGAAATGGAATGAGTACAAATCGTACGTCAGCTACGAGGGCGCACTGGCGCTGATCTCCGGCTGGACAGGGATCGACTTCGGCCAGTTTAAACCGGACCAAATCTTCACATACTCGCAGACCAACGCCATTCAGTCGGTGGTTGAGGCGTTCTCAACGGCCGATCCTAACCGTCAGTGGACGGTAGAAGCGATGGCGGAGTGGGTCGGTATTGGGGGATTCGGCCCGTTAATGGTGGGCAGCGCGCAAACCGTCGCCGATGAACTGCAATCGTGGGTGGAAGAGACCGACGTGGACGGCTTCAACCTGGCCTACGCCGTGACTCACGAAACCTTTACCGATGTGGTGGAACTGTTGATCCCGGAACTGCAAAAGCGCGGCGTCTTCAAGAAAGAGTATCGCCCCGGCACCCTGCGCGAAAAACTGTTCGGAGGGGATGCCCGTTTGCAGGCGCCACACCCTGGTGCGAGCTATCGCATTCATGCTGGGCAGTCCGTTGAGGCGGGAGAAAAGGTCGCATGA
- a CDS encoding methionine ABC transporter permease has protein sequence MKPTTVSQDTPWSEIHTLLLPALGETALMVSIVMLFVVTLGGVGGVVLFNTSARGLFPRPALHRVLNSIANVGRSLPFLVLMAAIIPFTWWLTGTTIGIPAAVVPMIVAGIPFFARLVENALRELPADVTAVGLVCGGSAWQIITKAQLSEALPALVAAVTLNIISMIEYSAIAGTIGAGGIGYLAVVYGYQRFDNHIMIATIVVLIVAIQLIQFLGDRLVTRLRHTQGSV, from the coding sequence ATGAAACCCACCACTGTCAGTCAGGATACGCCGTGGAGTGAGATTCATACGCTGCTGCTGCCCGCACTGGGGGAGACGGCGCTGATGGTCTCTATCGTGATGCTGTTTGTTGTGACGCTGGGAGGCGTGGGCGGCGTTGTCCTGTTCAATACCTCTGCGCGCGGGCTGTTCCCTCGTCCGGCCCTGCATCGCGTACTCAACAGTATTGCCAACGTCGGACGATCGCTGCCGTTTCTGGTGCTGATGGCCGCCATCATTCCGTTCACCTGGTGGCTGACGGGAACCACCATCGGCATTCCCGCTGCGGTGGTGCCGATGATTGTCGCCGGGATCCCGTTCTTCGCGCGGCTGGTGGAGAACGCATTGCGCGAACTGCCCGCAGACGTGACGGCGGTCGGGCTGGTTTGCGGTGGCTCCGCCTGGCAAATCATTACCAAAGCGCAACTGAGCGAAGCGCTGCCTGCGCTGGTGGCGGCGGTGACACTTAACATCATCTCGATGATTGAGTATTCAGCGATCGCGGGCACCATCGGGGCGGGGGGAATCGGTTATCTCGCGGTGGTGTACGGTTATCAGCGTTTCGACAACCACATCATGATTGCCACCATTGTGGTGCTAATTGTGGCTATTCAGCTTATCCAGTTTTTGGGCGACCGCCTGGTTACCCGACTTCGACACACACAGGGGAGCGTCTGA
- a CDS encoding methionine ABC transporter ATP-binding protein → MIEIENLSKSYRSASGNVTPVLKGISLQVQAGSITAVVGPSGAGKSTLAKCISLLERPDSGSIRVNGNDLSLLSGVALRRERRAIGTVFQSSALLGRKTAWQNIALPLEYLGVVERDIHARVGELLESVGLSHKAQAYPAQLSGGQRQRIGIARALALRPSVLLADEATSGLDPQATDSVLKLLRQLRDDYRLAIVLITHEMDVVRTTADAVAEIREGEIVQSGALKTLLAQPDSHLGQQLMPLAPASTPADVLLRVSYRTDGSARTDWISQLSQQHGLRVDVLGGHVEQINGLLSGRMQIGISFTHERVSIPRLVAQLAHLGVVAQVLDAPRALKEAV, encoded by the coding sequence ATGATTGAAATCGAAAATCTTTCAAAGAGTTACCGTAGCGCAAGCGGCAACGTGACGCCGGTTTTGAAAGGGATTTCGTTGCAGGTGCAGGCGGGTTCGATCACGGCAGTGGTCGGCCCGAGCGGGGCGGGGAAATCGACGCTGGCGAAGTGCATCAGCCTGCTGGAGCGCCCCGATAGTGGCAGCATCAGGGTCAACGGTAACGATCTCTCGCTGCTCTCAGGTGTTGCCCTGCGCCGGGAGCGTCGTGCGATTGGCACCGTTTTCCAGTCCTCGGCGTTGCTCGGGCGTAAGACGGCGTGGCAGAACATTGCTCTGCCGCTGGAATACCTTGGCGTGGTGGAGAGGGATATTCACGCCCGCGTGGGCGAACTGCTTGAAAGCGTCGGGCTGAGTCACAAAGCGCAGGCTTATCCGGCACAGCTTTCCGGCGGCCAGCGTCAGCGCATTGGCATCGCCCGCGCGCTGGCGTTACGTCCGTCAGTGTTGCTGGCGGATGAAGCCACTTCCGGGCTGGATCCGCAGGCGACAGATTCGGTGCTGAAACTGCTGCGTCAGTTACGTGATGACTATCGGCTTGCCATTGTCTTGATCACCCACGAAATGGACGTGGTGCGAACGACGGCGGATGCGGTCGCGGAGATCCGCGAGGGCGAGATTGTGCAGTCAGGGGCGCTGAAAACGCTGCTGGCGCAGCCGGATTCCCACCTCGGTCAGCAACTGATGCCACTGGCACCGGCCTCCACGCCTGCCGATGTGTTACTGCGTGTGAGCTATCGTACCGACGGCAGCGCGCGCACGGACTGGATCAGCCAGCTTAGCCAACAGCACGGTCTGCGTGTCGATGTGCTGGGCGGTCATGTTGAGCAAATTAACGGCTTGCTCAGCGGCAGAATGCAGATTGGCATCAGCTTTACTCACGAACGCGTGTCGATTCCTCGGCTGGTCGCGCAGTTAGCGCATCTTGGTGTGGTTGCGCAGGTTCTGGACGCGCCGCGAGCGTTGAAGGAGGCGGTATGA
- a CDS encoding MetQ/NlpA family ABC transporter substrate-binding protein — MTTEQFELRKARRWPWLVALAILLIAIAAFAWWRTQGPAQVVFGTTLKIHYEPAMAGEQRIIEYIGEHIAPDYGLTLEAVGVQDPVQADRAVADGTYAGTIYQHQLWLKQVVDANGFALSTTVPVFQWAFGIYSDRYPSIDKLPKGATIVVPDDGANQGQALWLLARIGLIKLDPAVEPRTAKLKNIVENPHQYQFKELDLLTMPRALNSVDAAIGYVSQFDAGKIPREKGILFPPAPRTFASQLVIGTPYLNQENIEKLKQTFADPRIQTWLKTTDDPLVKGVLVPVSAD, encoded by the coding sequence ATGACGACAGAACAGTTTGAACTGCGTAAAGCCCGGCGCTGGCCGTGGCTGGTGGCGCTGGCAATATTACTCATTGCGATTGCCGCGTTCGCCTGGTGGCGCACACAAGGGCCGGCGCAGGTGGTGTTTGGTACCACGCTGAAAATTCATTATGAACCGGCGATGGCGGGCGAGCAGCGCATTATTGAATACATCGGTGAGCATATCGCGCCAGACTATGGCTTGACGCTGGAAGCCGTTGGCGTGCAGGACCCGGTGCAGGCGGATCGCGCGGTGGCGGATGGCACCTACGCGGGCACCATTTATCAACATCAGTTGTGGCTCAAGCAGGTTGTCGATGCCAACGGTTTTGCGCTGAGCACCACCGTACCGGTCTTCCAGTGGGCGTTTGGTATTTACTCCGACCGATATCCCTCTATCGATAAACTGCCCAAAGGCGCAACGATTGTGGTGCCGGACGACGGCGCAAATCAGGGGCAGGCCCTGTGGCTGTTGGCGCGTATCGGGCTGATTAAACTCGACCCGGCGGTTGAACCGCGTACCGCGAAACTGAAAAACATCGTCGAAAACCCGCATCAGTATCAGTTTAAGGAACTGGATTTGCTGACCATGCCGCGCGCGCTGAACTCGGTAGATGCGGCGATTGGCTATGTCTCGCAGTTTGATGCCGGGAAAATTCCGCGCGAGAAGGGCATTCTTTTCCCGCCCGCCCCACGGACCTTTGCATCGCAGCTGGTGATAGGTACGCCGTATCTGAACCAGGAGAATATCGAAAAACTGAAACAGACATTTGCTGACCCCCGGATCCAAACCTGGCTTAAGACCACGGACGATCCGTTAGTCAAAGGTGTGCTGGTGCCCGTTTCCGCAGATTAA
- a CDS encoding MFS transporter: MSSIPVENAGGVSVPVGSVSDVAKLINNHGEQAKYARMIVFLALGGVFLDAYDLTTLSYGIDDVVKEFQLTPLLTGLVTSSIMVGTIFGNLIGGWLTDKYGRYSVFMADMLFFVVSAIAAGLAPNVWVLIGARFLMGIGVGIDLPVAMSYLAEFSKFAGKGNKAARLAAWCPMWYAASTVCFLIIFALYFLLPTQHLDWLWRASLLFGAVPALLIIAVRSKFMNESPLWAANQGDLQGAARILRESYGIAAHEAPGVNVAPPPKVSYRVLFEKPYRERTIVSGVMNICIAFEYTAIAFFLPTILAQFLGAGVFETIAASLGLNALFAFTGGLLGMHLAWKYPSRHVAIAGFALQFVALIVLALVGQPQAALGVAIAVGMLGLWLFAEGFGPGAQLMIYPALSYPTHIRATGVGFSRALSGVGSALALFILPLLQASLGTNMFWVVSLAALIPIFFLLAVRHEPTRHDIDDQ, from the coding sequence ATGAGTTCAATCCCGGTAGAAAATGCGGGCGGGGTTTCTGTGCCCGTCGGTTCGGTAAGCGACGTCGCGAAGCTGATTAACAACCACGGCGAACAGGCAAAATACGCGCGCATGATTGTCTTTTTAGCGCTCGGCGGCGTCTTTCTGGATGCTTACGATCTCACCACGCTCTCTTACGGTATCGATGATGTGGTGAAGGAGTTTCAACTGACGCCGCTGCTCACCGGCCTGGTGACGTCGTCAATTATGGTTGGCACCATTTTCGGCAATCTTATTGGCGGCTGGCTGACTGATAAGTATGGCCGCTACTCGGTCTTTATGGCAGATATGCTGTTCTTCGTGGTATCGGCAATTGCCGCCGGGCTGGCGCCGAACGTATGGGTGCTGATTGGCGCGCGCTTCCTGATGGGGATCGGCGTTGGCATCGACCTGCCGGTGGCAATGTCCTATCTTGCGGAATTTTCGAAATTCGCCGGAAAAGGTAACAAAGCCGCGCGCCTCGCCGCCTGGTGCCCGATGTGGTATGCAGCCTCCACCGTCTGCTTTTTAATTATCTTCGCGCTGTACTTCCTGTTACCCACCCAGCATCTCGACTGGCTGTGGCGGGCCTCGCTGTTGTTCGGTGCGGTGCCTGCGCTGTTGATTATTGCCGTGCGCAGCAAGTTTATGAACGAGTCGCCGCTGTGGGCGGCTAATCAGGGCGATTTACAAGGGGCGGCGCGTATTCTGCGTGAATCCTATGGTATCGCCGCCCATGAAGCGCCGGGTGTAAACGTCGCGCCGCCGCCGAAAGTGAGCTACCGGGTACTGTTCGAAAAACCGTATCGCGAGCGCACGATTGTCTCCGGGGTGATGAATATCTGTATCGCTTTTGAATACACCGCGATTGCCTTCTTCCTGCCGACCATTCTGGCGCAGTTCCTCGGCGCGGGCGTGTTTGAAACCATCGCTGCCTCGCTTGGGCTAAATGCGCTGTTCGCGTTTACCGGCGGCCTGCTTGGGATGCATCTGGCGTGGAAATATCCCTCCCGACACGTGGCGATTGCCGGGTTTGCTCTGCAATTCGTCGCGCTGATTGTGCTGGCGCTGGTGGGGCAGCCGCAGGCGGCGCTGGGCGTGGCGATTGCGGTGGGGATGCTCGGCCTGTGGCTGTTTGCCGAAGGTTTTGGCCCCGGCGCGCAGCTGATGATTTACCCGGCGCTCTCTTACCCGACGCATATTCGTGCGACGGGCGTCGGTTTCAGCCGCGCGCTTTCCGGCGTGGGCAGCGCGCTGGCGCTGTTTATTCTGCCGCTGCTACAGGCCTCGCTTGGTACCAACATGTTCTGGGTGGTGTCGCTTGCTGCGCTGATCCCGATTTTCTTCCTGCTGGCGGTGCGCCATGAGCCTACCCGCCACGATATCGACGACCAATAA